The following proteins are encoded in a genomic region of Chryseobacterium cucumeris:
- a CDS encoding efflux RND transporter periplasmic adaptor subunit, giving the protein MYFKTVIICILATLFAVSCSKDKKKNNQKDKEVPVLEIKEKDTLVSNQFVTDIQAKKNVEMRSRIGGIIQHIYVNEGQFVQQGQALFKINDAELQMELLKANAALKQTEADVRIAEVELKQIQSLHAKKFVANNELEMVKAKLSSAKAKHAFADAEKRTVLQKISFTRITAPFDGVIDVIPHKDGSLVENGTLLTTLSQLNEVYAYFSIPENLYFELLANDKIGNHQKIELTLPNGVNYQFNGALKTAEGEIDRTTGSIRYKVLFPNPDRLIKHGTSGKLIISEQQDNAILIPQKSTFSIQDKTYVFVVDKQNKVKMTNIKIGTTLRDSYMVESGLKKGDLIIYEGTQSLKDGDIIKIKKKY; this is encoded by the coding sequence ATGTATTTTAAAACTGTAATAATTTGCATTCTTGCAACATTATTCGCTGTGTCATGCAGTAAAGACAAGAAAAAAAACAATCAAAAAGATAAAGAAGTTCCCGTACTGGAAATCAAGGAAAAAGATACATTGGTGAGCAACCAGTTTGTCACCGATATCCAGGCTAAAAAAAATGTTGAAATGCGTTCCAGAATCGGAGGTATTATCCAGCATATTTATGTCAACGAGGGACAGTTTGTTCAGCAGGGACAGGCTTTATTCAAAATCAATGATGCTGAGCTGCAAATGGAACTTCTGAAAGCCAATGCAGCATTAAAACAGACTGAAGCAGATGTCCGCATCGCAGAAGTAGAACTGAAGCAGATTCAGAGCCTTCATGCTAAGAAATTTGTAGCCAATAACGAGCTGGAAATGGTAAAGGCAAAACTGTCTTCTGCCAAAGCAAAACATGCCTTTGCCGATGCAGAAAAGAGAACGGTTCTTCAGAAAATAAGTTTTACAAGAATTACAGCACCTTTTGATGGAGTGATTGACGTGATTCCTCATAAAGACGGAAGTTTAGTGGAAAACGGAACATTATTAACCACACTTTCACAACTGAACGAAGTGTATGCTTATTTCTCCATTCCTGAAAACTTATACTTTGAACTTTTAGCTAACGATAAAATCGGAAATCATCAAAAAATTGAATTGACGTTGCCTAATGGAGTCAATTACCAGTTCAACGGAGCTTTGAAAACAGCCGAAGGGGAAATCGACAGAACTACAGGTTCTATCCGCTATAAAGTGCTTTTCCCGAATCCGGACCGTTTGATCAAACATGGTACTTCCGGAAAGCTTATCATTTCCGAACAGCAGGATAATGCGATCCTTATTCCACAAAAATCGACCTTCTCCATTCAGGATAAGACCTATGTTTTTGTAGTAGATAAACAGAATAAAGTGAAAATGACCAATATTAAGATCGGAACTACCCTGAGAGATTCTTATATGGTGGAAAGTGGTCTTAAAAAAGGAGATTTAATCATTTATGAAGGAACTCAGTCTTTAAAAGATGGAGATATCATCAAAATCAAAAAGAAGTATTAA